The Candidatus Omnitrophota bacterium genomic interval TGAGATATCCCAACTCATCATTCATCATTCATCACTCATCATTTTCTTTAAGGAGAAAATCAACATGGGCCAGCAATTCGGCGTTATCGGTCTTGCCGTTATGGGAGAAAATATTGCTCTCAATATCGAACGGAACGGTATTCCCGCAGCCGTTTATAATCGCACGGGAGCGAAAACCAAGGCGTTTATGGAAGGCCGCGCCGCCGGTAAGAATTTTCAGGCGGCCTATACGTTGAAAGAATTCGTTGGAGCGCTGGAACGTCCGCGAAAAATCCTCGTCATGGTAAAAGCGGGCGCTGGAGTGGACGCCGTACTGCACGAGATCAAGCCGTTGCTGGAAGACGGCGATATTCTGATCGACGGCGGCAATTCCTATTTTCGCGATACGGACCGGCGCGGCGATTTGTTTAAGAATACCGGCGTTTATTATATGGGCATGGGCATCAGCGGCGGCGAAGAAGGAGCGCTGTGGGGGCCGAGCATTATGCCTGGCGGAGCGCGCAAAGCGTACGAAATTCTCGAACCGATTCTGAAAAAAATCAGCGCCCAGACTGATTCCGGCCCTTGCGTGGAATACATCGGCGAAGGCAGCGCCGGGCATTTCGTCAAGATGTGTCACAACGGCATCGAATACGGCGACATGCAGTTGATCGCCGAAGTTTACGACATCATGCGTCATGGCCTGCGATTGACGTCTAAAGAGATTGCAAGCATTTTCAAAGAATGGAATGAAGGCGAGCTGCAATCGTTTCTTATCGAGATTACCGCCAAGATCGCCGATTTTCCCGACGATCTCGAAAGCGAAGGCGTTTTGATCGACCGCATTCTTGACAGCGCCGGGCAAAAGGGGACGGGCAAGTGGACATCGCTCACCGCCATCGAATTGGGCGTTCCGGTTCCCACCATCGCCGCGTCGGTGGATTCGCGTATCCTCTCTTCGATGAAGGAGGAGCGGGAACGCGCTGCCCGCGTCTATCCCTCTCCCAAAATCCCCTCGCCGACGGACCTGGACGCGGCGGTAATGAATATCCGCGCCGCCTTATATGCTTCGAAAATATGCTCCTACGCCCAGGGATTCGCCCTGATGCGGGCCGCCTCACAGGAATTCGGCTACGGTCTGAACTATGGCGATATCGCCCGCATCTGGAAGGGCGGCTGCATCATCCGCGCTGTCTTTCTCGACCGCATCCGCGAAGCCTACAAGCGCGATCCGGATTTATGCAATCTGTTGATATCTCCCAGTTTCAGCGACGACATCCTCAACCGCATCGACGGCTGGCGTTGGACCGTTTCCAACGCCGCCCAGCATGGACTCGCCGTCCCGGCCATGAGCGCTTCGCTGGCGTATTTCGATTCCTACCGCAGAGAGCGGCTGCCTGCCAACTTGATCCAAGCCCAACGCGATTACTTCGGAGCGCATACCTATCATCGCACCGACAGCGAAGGGATTTTTCATACGCATTGGTTTGGGGAAAAATGAATGATGAATAATGAGCGATTTTACCGATTTTACTATGTTGGAAGGGGGAATTTACTTGAATGATAAAAACGAGATGAATCCAAAACTGGCGGAAATTCGCTTGGCGTTGAAAACAATTGGGCCAATCGTTATGGGGATGGGCGCTCTCTTTGTGCTCATAGGACTGGCGAGTTTTTTTTTCTTCTATCGGGTCATACTGGTCTCCTCGTTATTTTTGGTTATGTTATCTTGGAGTGCCGATTCTGCTTGCCGGATACGTACTATCCTTATTTGGATACATGGGTTCCTTGAATCGCAACCAGGCGGGCGAGATTACGTCAGTCGTAAAGGATGCTTTCAATTACGTCGCTAAAGAAACCCGCGATGGCGTCAAAACCATCGCCCACGCTGTTGAGGAAGAAATCGGTGCGGCGGCAGCGAATACTGGCAAGGAAGCAATGGTTCGATGCCATAAATGCAACCATGATAATTCGTCCAGAGCCAAGTTCTGCGAGGAATGCGGAGCGGAGTTATCAAAATCCAAATCCTGCGGCCAAAGCGGGGAATTGAAAGAGCCGGAAGCCTAATTCTGCGATCATTGCGGGCGGAAGTTCGAATAGCTCATTCAATATTATATAATCGCCGCTATTAAGTACTGGAGAGTACGAAGTTTTGAGTTGATAAAGCGCGAACCCGGAAGAAAGGACGTTTTTTTTCTAATAAAAATCCCTCTACCGTAAAGAGAAATCGTTTTCATTATTTCTACTTTTCGGGTTGAGGGATATCACAATGATTTTAGGGAGTCCAGGGAGTCCATAGTATAGCTGCATCCGCCCTTTTCAAGCCGCGTGTTCGCGTTCGCGGATTTTTATGTATTTGGTTCTGATTTTGGCGGGATTTTCCGTTCGAACGGAGTGCGTCGGGGTTACAAGTTTTATCCGAAGCCTCTTCTTGGACACAGGATTGTACCAGGGATTACTTCATTTTTTCAATTACAGCGACGGATTGGATTTGGTCTATTTGACGCGAATCTGGTGTAGGCAGGTTCATCGGATTTTCCCGGTTCTGCGAGTTGGCGGGTACGCCGTCTATGTGGCGGATGGACTGAAAGTGGCCAAAGAGGGCAAGAAGATGCCGGGGGTGAAAAAACTCCATCAAGCCTCGGAGAACAATTC includes:
- the gnd gene encoding decarboxylating NADP(+)-dependent phosphogluconate dehydrogenase, with translation MGQQFGVIGLAVMGENIALNIERNGIPAAVYNRTGAKTKAFMEGRAAGKNFQAAYTLKEFVGALERPRKILVMVKAGAGVDAVLHEIKPLLEDGDILIDGGNSYFRDTDRRGDLFKNTGVYYMGMGISGGEEGALWGPSIMPGGARKAYEILEPILKKISAQTDSGPCVEYIGEGSAGHFVKMCHNGIEYGDMQLIAEVYDIMRHGLRLTSKEIASIFKEWNEGELQSFLIEITAKIADFPDDLESEGVLIDRILDSAGQKGTGKWTSLTAIELGVPVPTIAASVDSRILSSMKEERERAARVYPSPKIPSPTDLDAAVMNIRAALYASKICSYAQGFALMRAASQEFGYGLNYGDIARIWKGGCIIRAVFLDRIREAYKRDPDLCNLLISPSFSDDILNRIDGWRWTVSNAAQHGLAVPAMSASLAYFDSYRRERLPANLIQAQRDYFGAHTYHRTDSEGIFHTHWFGEK
- a CDS encoding zinc ribbon domain-containing protein; its protein translation is MNRNQAGEITSVVKDAFNYVAKETRDGVKTIAHAVEEEIGAAAANTGKEAMVRCHKCNHDNSSRAKFCEECGAELSKSKSCGQSGELKEPEA